Proteins encoded in a region of the Candidatus Omnitrophota bacterium genome:
- a CDS encoding SPFH domain-containing protein, with amino-acid sequence MAISGMILFFLIVVGIIVLSNSIRIVREYKRLVVFRLGRSIGQRGPGIVFLIPILDQAINVDLRELFLEIPQQTCITKDNAPISIDFLIYWKVIDPDKSVIQVGNFAAASQGIATTTLRAVVGDLG; translated from the coding sequence ATGGCTATCAGCGGAATGATCCTGTTCTTTCTAATTGTAGTCGGGATAATAGTACTTTCGAATTCTATAAGGATCGTCAGGGAATACAAGCGCCTTGTGGTCTTCCGGCTCGGCCGCTCGATCGGCCAGAGGGGCCCGGGAATAGTATTTCTTATCCCGATCCTGGACCAGGCCATAAATGTGGACTTAAGGGAGCTGTTCCTCGAGATACCCCAGCAGACGTGCATCACCAAGGATAACGCACCGATATCGATAGACTTCCTTATCTACTGGAAGGTCATCGACCCGGACAAGAGCGTCATACAGGTAGGCAATTTCGCGGCAGCGTCTCAGGGTATCGCTACGACTACCCTGAGAGCCGTAGTCGGCGACTTAGGG
- a CDS encoding NfeD family protein, protein MDANTLGGLLNALKDPNIVYLLLVIGFYGIIFEIATPGVTIGSVIGIASLALAFIGMGSLPVNYTGLIVMLLSFVLFVLDVKAPTHGVLTVCGILTLTFGSLILFKADPQFAKLSKALIAAMVISTTGLMAFVLPLILKSQKRKASSGTESLADAIGEAKTDLVPKGIIHIKGEDWYAESLEGTIKSGEKVKVDTVDGLVIKVKKARL, encoded by the coding sequence ATGGATGCAAATACTCTTGGTGGATTACTGAATGCGCTGAAAGACCCGAATATCGTCTACCTCCTCCTTGTTATAGGGTTCTACGGGATAATATTCGAGATAGCGACGCCCGGCGTAACGATCGGCAGCGTCATAGGCATAGCGAGCCTTGCGCTCGCCTTCATCGGGATGGGTTCCCTGCCGGTCAACTACACGGGGCTGATCGTGATGCTGCTCAGCTTTGTGCTCTTCGTGCTCGATGTCAAGGCGCCGACACACGGCGTGCTGACCGTCTGCGGCATCCTGACGCTGACTTTCGGATCGCTCATACTTTTTAAGGCCGACCCGCAGTTCGCGAAGCTCTCGAAAGCGCTCATCGCGGCGATGGTAATAAGCACGACCGGCCTAATGGCCTTTGTGCTGCCGCTCATCCTTAAGTCCCAGAAACGCAAGGCCTCTTCAGGGACCGAGAGCCTTGCCGACGCGATCGGCGAAGCGAAGACAGACCTTGTCCCTAAAGGGATCATACATATAAAGGGCGAAGATTGGTACGCCGAATCACTGGAAGGAACGATAAAGAGCGGCGAAAAAGTTAAGGTCGATACGGTCGACGGGCTTGTCATAAAAGTAAAGAAAGCGAGGCTATAA
- a CDS encoding deoxyribonuclease IV → MKLGVHVSIAGHIYEAVDRAASLGCNTFQIFSRNPRGWEALALVPADVEEFKKRRKEKKISPVVVHIPYLINLCSGDDALWRRSVDAYIEDIKRADTLGADYFVTHLGSPKDKGRDYGIERFSKGMVEAVTRVKSRLSGTKQGLMILLENTAGGGDSIGSKFEDIAEIIKNVRAKTGVDVGMCLDTAHTFEAGFDDSTGEGLEATLKKIDSTVGLGKIKVVHFNDSLSEMGSHNDRHWHIGKGKIGAGGMKRIINHPKLRGCAFILETPKETEDADKKNLAAVRKMRKD, encoded by the coding sequence ATGAAACTCGGCGTCCACGTATCCATAGCAGGGCATATCTATGAGGCGGTCGACAGGGCAGCCTCGCTCGGCTGCAACACGTTCCAGATATTCAGCCGCAACCCGCGCGGCTGGGAAGCGCTCGCCCTTGTGCCTGCCGACGTAGAGGAATTCAAGAAGCGCCGCAAGGAAAAGAAGATATCCCCGGTCGTCGTCCACATCCCTTACCTTATAAATCTCTGCTCGGGCGATGACGCGCTCTGGAGAAGATCGGTCGACGCTTATATAGAGGACATAAAACGCGCCGATACGCTCGGGGCGGATTATTTCGTCACGCATCTCGGGAGCCCGAAAGATAAAGGCCGCGATTACGGGATCGAGCGGTTCTCGAAAGGGATGGTCGAGGCGGTGACCAGGGTGAAATCCCGCCTGAGCGGGACTAAACAGGGCCTTATGATACTTTTGGAGAATACCGCGGGCGGCGGCGATTCGATCGGCTCGAAGTTCGAGGATATCGCCGAAATAATAAAGAACGTCAGGGCGAAGACCGGCGTCGACGTCGGGATGTGCCTCGACACCGCTCATACGTTCGAGGCGGGGTTCGACGACAGCACCGGAGAGGGGCTTGAAGCGACCTTAAAAAAGATTGATTCCACCGTAGGGCTTGGTAAGATAAAGGTCGTACACTTTAACGACTCGTTGAGCGAGATGGGCTCGCATAATGACAGGCACTGGCATATCGGCAAGGGCAAGATCGGCGCCGGCGGTATGAAGCGCATAATAAACCACCCGAAGTTGAGGGGTTGCGCGTTCATCCTCGAGACGCCGAAAGAGACCGAGGACGCCGACAAAAAGAATCTCGCGGCCGTAAGGAAGATGAGAAAGGATTAG